A stretch of the Rosa rugosa chromosome 5, drRosRugo1.1, whole genome shotgun sequence genome encodes the following:
- the LOC133707870 gene encoding ultraviolet-B receptor UVR8 has translation MDATASGTPTIQYHNIPDQPITTIVATPVPTFERRQRHCFGTSSTPGEFPLAANPSIVLHVLTACNLDPQDLAKLEGTCSFFRQPANFAPDFDLCISELAALDMCQKRAIFKPMTTEQRQELKQRCGGSWKLVLRFLLAGEACFRREKSQAIAGPGHSIAVTSKGTVYSFGSNSSGQLGHGTTDEEWRPRPIRSLQGIRIIHAAAGAGRTMLISDAGKVYAFGKDSFGETEYGVQGSKLVTTPQLVESLKDIFVVQAAIGNFFTAVLSREGRVYTFSWGSDGKLGHQTEPNDVEPHPLLGALENVPVVQIAAGYCYLLALACQPNGMSVYSVGCGLGGKLGHGSRTDEKHPRLIEQFQLLNLQPMVVAAGAWHAAVVGQDGRVCTWGWGRYGCLGHGNEECESAPKVVEALSNVKAVHVATGDYTTFVVSEDGDVYSFGCGESASLGHNSAADGQGNRHANVLAPELVSSLKQVNERVVQISLTNSIYWNAHTFALTESGKLYAFGAGDKGQLGIELVANQTERGNPELVDIDLR, from the exons ATGGATGCTACAGCGAGCGGAACCCCAACTATACAATACCATAACATTCCTGACCAGCCAATTACCACCATTGTTGCCACTCCTGTACCAACATTTGAAAGGCGGCAACGCCATTGCTTTGGGACCTCCTCAACCCCTGGAGAGTTCCCTTTAGCTGCCAACCCCTCAATTGTCCTTCATGTCCTTACTGCTTGCAATTTGGACCCTCAAGACCTTGCAAAGTTAGAG GGAACATGTTCCTTTTTCAGGCAGCCTGCAAACTTTGCTCCTGACTTTGACTTGTGCATATCTGAGCTTGCTGCTCTGGACATGTGCCAAAAGAGAGCTATATTTAAGCCAATGACAACTGAACAGCGCCAAGAATTGAAGCAAAGATGTGGCGGTTCATGGAAACTGGTCCTGAGGTTTCTTTTGGCTGGAGAGGCGTGTTTCAGAAGGGAGAAATCGCAGGCAATTGCTGGACCTGGTCACAGCATTGCTGTGACTTCAAAAGGAACTGTCTACTCATTTGGTTCTAACAGCTCAGGACAGCTTGGACATGGCACCACTGACGAGGAATGGCGGCCTCGGCCAATCAG ATCTCTGCAAGGCATTCGAATTATTCATGCAGCTGCTGGGGCGGGGAGGACAATGCTGATCAGTGATGCTGGGAAGGTTTATGCCTTTGGGAAGGACTCTTTTGGTGAAACTGAATATGGGGTCCAAGGATCAAAGCTGGTTACCACTCCACAATTGGTTGAATCCTTGAAAGATATATTTGTGGTGCAAGCTGCAATTGGAAACTTCTTCACAGCTGTGTTGTCAAGGGAAGGCAGGGTATATACATTTTCTTGGGGAAGTGATGGCAAACTTGGTCACCAAACTGAACCGAATGATGTTGAGCCCCATCCTTTGTTGGGAGCACTTGAGAATGTACCTGTGGTGCAAATTGCAGCTGGATACTGCTACCTTCTTGCTCTGGCTTGTCAGCCTAATGGAAT GTCTGTTTACTCTGTTGGCTGTGGCTTGGGTGGCAAGCTTGGACATGGTTCAAGAACTGATGAGAAACACCCCCGACTGATTGAACAGTTTCAGCTTTTGAACCTTCAGCCCATGGTGGTTGCGGCTGGTGCCTGGCATGCTGCTGTGGTTGGCCAGGATGGACGGGTCTGCACGTGGGGTTGGGGTCGTTACGGGTGCTTGGGTCATGGGAATGAAGAGTGTGAATCAGCTCCTAAGGTTGTGGAAGCATTGAGCAATGTGAAAGCTGTGCATGTAGCTACAGGAGATTACACAACCTTTGTGGTTTCCGAAGATGGTGATGTGTATTCATTTGGCTGTGGAGAATCAGCTAGTCTTGGACACAATTCTGCTGCCGATGGACAG GGAAATAGGCATGCAAATGTATTGGCTCCAGAGCTTGTGTCATCACTCAAGCAAGTAAACGAGCGGGTTGTACAGATCAGTCTCACCAATTCAATATACTGGAATGCTCACacttttgcactcactgaatCGGGGAAACTATATGCATTTGGGGCAGGGGACAAAGGTCAACTAGGAATTGAGCTCGTTGCTAATCAGACTGAAAGGGGAAATCCAGAGCTGGTTGATATTGATCTCAGATAg